The window GCGCTGGGTTTTGCACTCCTCTTGACCGTCCTGGGAATTCTGAACTTTACCCATGCCTCCATCTACATGGTGGGCGGTTACATCTGCTATCAGCTTGCCGTGGTCGTAGGCTTCAACCAGTGGGCATCCCTCCTGGTCTCGATGATCATCATGGGGCTTTTCGGGTTCTTTCTCGAGAGGGTTTTCTTCCGCCCCTTTCTGAACGACATGAACCGAATTGTGGTGATCACCCTGGCGTTGATCATCATTCTGGAGGCTCTCATCAATGTGACGGTGGGTAGCTACATCCGGCGAATTCCATCGTTTGTCCCGGAAATCCTCAGGTTCGGCGGCGTATCCATCAGCGGAGACCGGTTGGCTACCTTTGCCATTGGTTCAGCACTGCTGCTTGGGGTCATCCTGTTTATACGCAAGACGAAAACCGGACTTCAGATGCTGGCTATTTCTCAGGATATGGAGGGGGCGGCTCTCCAGGGGATCAAGATTCACCGCATTTTCGGAGTGACCACAGCCATTGGCTGCGCCCTGGCCGCTGTGGCAGGAAGCCTCATGGGCGCCATCCTCAGCCTAAGTCCCTTTATGGGGGACCAGATGCTGATAAAAGCCATCGAGATCGTCATCTTGGGAGGAATAGGAAGCATCGGCGGTGTCCTCGTCGGAGGACTGATTCTGGGAGCGGTTGATGCCATTCTGCCATTGTTTATCAGCGGGAGTGCGACGGATTTGACAGGACTCTGTATCATCATTGTCATCTTGCTCATCAGACCTCAGGGACTGTTCGGACGTGAAGTATAACGATGGTTAGCCGAGAACGCGTTAAAAGGCGAGAAGGGCATTGGATGAAAACCGCCGGCTTTGCGGGATTCCTCATTCTCCTGTTCCTGGCGCCCTTACTGGTGGAGTCGTTCTATTACCTGCACACCTTTATCATCACGTTAATTTACACGATTGCCGCATGCAGCTTGCGCACCATACTGATTTCCGGGCAGATCTCCATCGCCCACGCCGCTTTCATGGGGCTCGGGGCCTACGTTTCGAGTGTATTTGCCAAGGAATTCGGCTGGACGCCCTGGCTCTCCATGCCCTTGGGGGGTATCTCGGCGATGGTTGTAGGGGTTTTGGTCGGCTACCCCCTGAGCAGGGTGCGGGCCATCTATTTCTCTATGGTGAGTCTTTTCGTGGGCTTGGCCATCGTCGCTCTTATGGGGGTGTTCCAGAAATATACGGGTGGGGACATCGGTCTCATCGGCATTCCTCC is drawn from Deltaproteobacteria bacterium and contains these coding sequences:
- a CDS encoding branched-chain amino acid ABC transporter permease; the encoded protein is ALGFALLLTVLGILNFTHASIYMVGGYICYQLAVVVGFNQWASLLVSMIIMGLFGFFLERVFFRPFLNDMNRIVVITLALIIILEALINVTVGSYIRRIPSFVPEILRFGGVSISGDRLATFAIGSALLLGVILFIRKTKTGLQMLAISQDMEGAALQGIKIHRIFGVTTAIGCALAAVAGSLMGAILSLSPFMGDQMLIKAIEIVILGGIGSIGGVLVGGLILGAVDAILPLFISGSATDLTGLCIIIVILLIRPQGLFGREV